Proteins encoded in a region of the Anopheles aquasalis chromosome 2, idAnoAquaMG_Q_19, whole genome shotgun sequence genome:
- the LOC126581792 gene encoding RE1-silencing transcription factor-like translates to MANPELKRREEELQMKRVCRFCLEPDASLLSKIYEKESKPSTAPLTLQIMACVAVEVYPGDGMPEFICSACRGVMEHSYQFKQICKKADTLLKSYLTTGEWPAKLTVPKLMPQSPPATVSKATIPKPTVSKVTVSVAIPKTGSKQSLEKGIPSKASTEATQEPKPAIKTEKLSPRIIVLGTNSLQQIKKGQPVASAPQPPLTLLRPAGPQHTSTPIVRRPAPKPPITVQAVQLAEPEPVQETKPVLSQPRPAAKKPKILNGLGKPVLSKVEESFVSTGDGTVQMVIKPTDDVAHGPEAVEYITGDDYGERDVFPCSECDRSFPLKQLLDIHKLNHSRERNFPCEECDKRFFTKYDLAKHMSTHTGERPYVCVICRAAFSRSTLLTRHQTVHKDQPKYRCVYCGREFLAPADLGKHMANHEKTRPFQCSSCPKSFRYKQGLERHEVTHAANQPFKCEYCHLSFMSKVKLSRHLTAHAGSRPYPCRMCSKSFLLSHHLTRHLRSHGTSDQAQYRCSDCEKVFKDQNSLIYHSAQHATESLTCPLCREHFEDVEQVVEHIQCHSDTPQFLCDYCDLMFISQAKLEAHWKQMHLNELAQERSSVQHKQIMEEDGAEASMESEDTDKEGQQKQSAQGNLLLTNEQRTRQITIDGELIEADMLLESDVAGFDEGNGIYLYDENGEIFRDQPEVENSLVFEVTELELTPKEEENNDPLPLADPLATRKSKPSSQPNEPSKAKTTSEDASKKPNRQTSLENYFNKDTKKTVSEVLKNLPKGVTVKMPTSSGKAQEKPVPPAAKEPKVSPAATAQKRKTVTELPVAIASTTIKKTSTEAPKSASTGNTDKSIPPKAKVRVVTKNDGPQEAVREKSVAVKAAHERKLPTKAVATAAGRPSVAVKRPGEPTRSSADEGAGPSKRPMTQRASIATSNAIKVDTTSIRAMKRVTAGTPVGKPIEMKVGGEKIKMHKVYPKSGQANQIKLRSKQ, encoded by the exons ATGGCCAATCCGGAGCTGAAACGACGCGAGGAGGAACTCCAAATGAAGCGCGTATGCCGGTTTTGTCTAGAGCCGGACGCTTCGCTGTTGTCCAAAATCTACGAGAAAGAATCGAAACCCTCAACAGCACCGCTGACGCTACAAATAATGGCTTGTGTGGCCGTCGAG GTCTATCCCGGAGACGGAATGCCCGAGTTCATCTGTAGCGCGTGCCGCGGTGTGATGGAGCACAGTTATCAGTTTAAACAGATTTGCAAAAAAGCCGATACGCTGCTGAAATCCTATCTCACCACCGGCGAATGGCCTGCTAAGTTAACGGTACCAAAGTTAATGCCGCAGTCTCCGCCTGCTACCGTTTCCAAGGCCACCATTCCAAAACCCACCGTTTCAAAAGTTACAGTTTCTGTA GCGATACCGAAGACAGGATCAAAACAGTCGCTAGAAAAAGGAATCCCTTCCAAAGCATCAACAGAGGCTACGCAGGAACCGAAGCCGgcaataaaaaccgaaaagctGTCGCCCCGTATAATCGTCTTGGGTACGAACAGTTTGCAGCAAATCAAGAAAGGGCAACCGGTCGCCAGTGCTCCCCAGCCGCCTTTGACACTCTTACGTCCCGCGGGCCCACAACATACCTCGACACCGATCGTCCGTCGACCGGCCCCCAAACCACCGATAACAGTGCAGGCAGTGCAACTAGctgaaccggaaccggttcaAGAAACGAAACCGGTGCTCTCGCAACCACGGCCTGCTGCAAAGAAGCCAAAGATTTTAAATGGTCTCGGCAAGCCAGTGTTATCAAAGGTTGAAGAGAGCTTCGTATCCACGGGTGACGGTACGGTGCAGATGGTGATTAAACCGACGGACGACGTAGCTCACGGGCCAGAGGCAGTTGAATACATAACCGGTGATGACTACGGTGAAAGGGATGTGTTTCCCTGTTCGGAGTGCGACCGTTCGTTTCCGCTGAAGCAGCTGCTAGACATTCATAAGCTAAACCACTCCCGGGAACGGAACTTCCCGTGCGAAGAGTGTGATAAGCGGTTCTTCACGAAGTACGATCTCGCAAAGCACATGTCCACTCATACCGGTGAGCGGCCGTACGTGTGTGTGATTTGCCGGGCCGCGTTCAGCCGCTCGACGCTGCTTACACGCCACCAGACCGTGCATAAGGACCAACCGAAGTACCGATGCGTTTACTGTGGACGCGAGTTCCTGGCACCGGCGGATCTGGGCAAGCACATGGCAAACCACGAAAAGACACGTCCCTTCCAGTGTTCCTCCTGTCCGAAGAGCTTCCGCTACAAGCAGGGTCTAGAGCGGCATGAGGTGACGCATGCTGCCAATCAGCCGTTCAAGTGCGAATATTGCCACCTGAGCTTTATGTCGAAAGTGAAGCTATCGCGCCACTTGACGGCACATGCCGGTTCTCGGCCGTATCCGTGTCGAATGTGCAGCAAGTCCTTCCTGTTGAGCCATCACCTTACGCGGCATCTGCGGAGTCACGGCACGAGCGATCAGGCCCAGTATCGGTGTAGCGATTGCGAGAAAGTGTTCAAGGATCAGAACTCGCTCATCTACCATTCAGCGCAGCATGCTACCGAAAGTCTGACGTGTCCTCTGTGCCGCGAACATTTCGAGGATGTAGAGCAGGTGGTCGAGCATATTCAGTGCCATTCCGACACGCCACAGTTTCTCTGCGACTACTGCGATCTCATGTTTATCAGCCAAGCGAAGCTGGAGGCTCACTGGAAACAAATGCATCTGAATGAGCTGGCCCAGGAGCGGTCCTCGGTTCAGCACAAGCAAATCATGGAGGAAGATGGAGCAGAAGCATCGATGGAGAGCGAAGATACGGATAAGGAGGGACAACAGAAGCAATCAGCGCAGGGGAATCTCCTGCTTACCAACGAGCAGCGTACAAGGCAGATCACGATCGATGGTGAGCTGATCGAGGCAGACATGCTGTTAGAATCCGATGTCGCAGGATTCGATGAAGGGAACGGGATTTATCTTTACGATG aaaatggagaaatctTCCGAGATCAACCGGAAGTGGAGAACAGTCTGGTGTTCGAAGTGACGGAACTCGAGCTGACAcccaaggaggaggaaaacaacGATCCGCTTCCGCTCGCTGACCCATTGGCCACACGAAAATctaaaccatcatcacaaccAAACGAACCAAGCAAAGCCAAGACGACATCAGAGGATGCTAGCAAGAAGCCGAATCGGCAGACCAGTTTGGAGAACTACTTCAACAAAGATACAAAGAAAACGGTATCGGAGGTGCTGAAGAACCTGCCGAAGGGTGTGACGGTTAAAATGCCAACATCGTCGGGCAAGGCACAGGAGAAACCAGTTCCTCCCGCTGCCAAGGAACCAAAAGTATCTCCAGCTGCAAcggcacaaaaaagaaaaacggtcaCCGAACTTCCGGTTGCGATAGCAAGCACCACCATTAAAAAGACTTCCACGGAAGCCCCGAAGAGTGCATCCACCGGAAACACCGATAAGAGTATCCCGCCTAAGGCAAAGGTGCGAGTTGTGACGAAAAACGACGGTCCCCAGGAGGCGGTACGGGAGAAATCTGTCGCAGTGAAAGCGGCGCATGAAAGAAAGTTGCCTACCAAAGCAGTGGCCACCGCTGCAGGCAGGCCGAGCGTTGCGGTGAAGCGTCCAGGAGAACCGACCCGTTCTTCAGCCGATGAGGGAGCGGGTCCTAGCAAACGGCCAATGACACAGCGAGCAAGCATCGCGACTAGCAACGCGATAAAAGTAGACACTACTAGTATCCGGGCGATGAAACGTGTAACTGCCGGTACGCCCGTTGGTAAGCCGATCGAGATGAAAGTCGGCGGGGAAAAGATCAAGATGCACAAAGTCTACCCGAAGTCGGGCCAGGCCAATCAGATCAAACTGAGAAGCAAGCAGTAA
- the LOC126570574 gene encoding protein arginine N-methyltransferase 6, with product MESDQNPGAYFESYEDLKVHELMLTDGPRQDAYHRAIVGNPELFAGKTVLDVGAGTGILSIFCAQAGARKVYAVEASSLARLAREVIKENNLQDVIEVSECRVEDFRLPNEEDRVDIIVSEWMGFFLLHEGMLDSVLVARDRFLKPGGLMFPDTATIYLAPCSVPSRFDRWNNVSGVRMQYFGRALRHQGSDKPEVLTVASDHLLHEGHVVTWLDLKEVTTEELDAFEAKEVLVAQRTGKLQGFCIWFDCTFPVGEQEGRMPNEIVLSTNPAAPETHWKQTVIPLPEDACEEIEQRDPIAFELKMMRNKDTNRRYDLQLTLLDAEKEEHSLPCECQMTKCILMKAHLEKMQVDV from the exons ATGGAATCGGACCAAAACCCTGGCGCGTATTTCGAGAGTTATGAAGATTTAAAG GTTCACGAGCTGATGCTTACCGATGGTCCGCGGCAAGATGCGTACCACCGGGCGATCGTTGGAAACCCGGAGCTGTTTGCCGGGAAAACGGTTCTCGATGTTGGGGCCGGAACGGGCATACTGTCCATCTTCTGTGCACAGGCCGGTGCACGTAAAGTGTACGCCGTCGAGGCTTCCAGCTTGGCTCGATTAGCACGGGAGGTGATCAAGGAGAACAACTTGCAGGACGTGATCGAAGTGAGCGAGTGCCGGGTGGAGGATTTCCGGTTACCGAATGAGGAGGACCGGGTCGATATCATCGTCTCCGAGTGGATGGGATTCTTTCTGCTGCACGAGGGTATGCTGgactcggtgctggtggcacgcGATCGCTTTCTTAAACCGGGCGGTCTGATGTTTCCCGATACGGCCACCATCTACCTGGCGCCGTGCAGTGTGCCGTCACGGTTCGATCGCTGGAACAACGTTTCCGGCGTCCGTATGCAGTACTTTGGTCGTGCACTGCGGCACCAAGGCTCGGATAAGCCGGAGGTGCTTACCGTTGCATCGGATCATTTGCTACACGAAGGTCACGTTGTTACCTGGTTGGATCTGAAGGAAGTAACAACCGAGGAGCTGGACGCGTTCGAGGCGAAAGAGGTGCTAGTGGCTCAGCGTACCGGTAAATTGCAGGGCTTCTGCATATGGTTCGACTGTACCTTCCCGGTCGGAGAGCAGGAGGGACGCATGCCAAACGAAATCGTACTCTCAACGAACCCCGCTGCACCGGAAACACACTGGAAGCAAACGGTGATCCCACTACCGGAAGACGCATGTGAGGAAATCGAACAGCGAGATCCGATTGCCTTTGAACTTAAAATGATGAGAAACAAGGACACAAACCGAAG ATACGATCTCCAGCTGACGCTACTGGATgcagagaaggaggaacacAGCTTACCCTGCGAGTGCCAGATGACCAAATGCATTCTCATGAAGGCGCACCTGGAAAAGATGCAGGTCGACGTTTGA
- the LOC126570572 gene encoding gamma-tubulin complex component 4 homolog, translating to MIHDILFTLFSSNAELPIENFTIPEVASTFLHPGEVKILEELIRIANQYKDIKRFVQQYGTVTAGLLKPKQQKPTEEPLLQGLYLQAFVDGLELVVKPYRDLVVELEAKYLSRPHLSLMFIFHQVSQYRTLFDFLLQLISGVVTQRIHGCALLPYLQQFCLHGNDANYQAVKTIQKSIYAIFLKQLYGWLLHGKFVDQYGEFFIQQMESVPKVSFPNNSSGVGSHQPATSVNTCSDSASINSELWRYEIRHEMLPYYFPASWAEKVLFVGQTVLMFNFDPRQQNAERRSAEGKRASKGAARLIATKDSLWGTQEHELFRKFHQLQCDENLSVTKFEHLVDEIKEKVTQHMSVIVIEEAALVRQLRLMKDFFLLGRGELFFTFLEQTQSLKLLIGRDITDGTTRDLNRALQLAANSLNVGEELEQFSFELPGNDELRSKCYDSKSAIGHIVLKYKVQWPLHLLFSPKVLDRYNEMFRFLLRIKKLQHDLVHVWSYQREKRIRHNQDVVQLRNKLMFLVNNLQYYLQVDVLESQFAVLMAKVTNPAKPADFERIQRAHTIYQANVLSLCFLLNNATAGIDPSAALGMTTMDAGIMQIQENPVLTILDSILSIVDRFCSFCVECEDPMTKIQRQEFTRYEQGFMSQVDSLLKLLIGLKAGPSSAPLSQLLLRLDFNHWFSLQVNE from the exons ATGATCCACGATATCCTGTTCACACTCTTCTCTTCCAATGCGGAACTACCGATCGAGAACTTCACG ATTCCGGAGGTTGCTTCGACCTTCCTGCACCCGGGCGAAGTGAAGATTCTGGAGGAGTTGATACGCATCGCGAACCAGTACAAGGACATCAAACGGTTCGTTCAACAGTATGGCACGGTAACGGCAGGATTGTTGAAGCCGAAACAGCAGAAACCGACGGAGGAACCGCTACTGCAAGGCCTGTACCTGCAAGCGTTTGTCGATgggctggagctggtggtgaAACCGTACCGTGATCTGGTGGTTGAGCTGGAAGCAAAGTATCTGAGCAGGCCCCACCTATCGCTGAtgttcattttccatcaaGTGAGCCAGTATCGGACACTGTTTGATTTTCTGTTGCAGCTAATAAGTGGCGTCGTAACGCAGCGAATCCATGGCTGCGCCTTGCTTCCGTACCTACAGCAGTTCTGTCTGCATGGCAACGATGCCAACTACCAAGCGGTTAAAAC aATACAGAAATCGATCTACGCGATCTTCCTCAAGCAGCTGTACGGTTGGTTGCTGCACGGTAAATTCGTCGATCAGTACGGCGAGTTCTTTATCCAGCAGATGGAAAGCGTGCCGAAAGTATCATtccccaacaacagcagcggagTGGGATCGCATCAGCCGGCAACATCCGTAAACACGTGTTCCGACAGTGCCAGCATCAACTCGGAGCTGTGGCGCTACGAGATCCGGCATGAAATGCTGCCCTACTACTTTCCCGCTAGCTGGGCTGAAAAGGTCCTGTTTGTTGGACAAACCGTGCTGATGTTTAACTTCGATCCGCGTCAACAGAACGCCGAAAGGCGTTCGGCTGAGGGAAAGCGGGCTAGCAAGGGAGCTGCACGGCTGATCGCTACGAAGGACAGTCTATGGGGAACCCAGGAACACGAGCTGTTCCGCAAGTTTCACCAGCTGCAGTGTGACGAGAATCTCAGCGTGACCAAGTTCGAGCATCTGGTAGATGAAATCAAAGAGAAAGTCACGCAGCATATGTCGGTGATCGTGATTGAGGAAGCGGCGCTCGTTCGACAACTGCGTCTCATGAAAGACTTCTTTCTGCTCGGACGGGGCGAACTGTTTTTCACGTTTCTCGAGCAAACACAATCTCTCAAGCTGCTCATCGGTCGCGATATCACCGATGGAACGACACGCGATCTCAACCGGGCGCTCCAGCTGGCCGCCAACAGTCTCAACGTGGGTGAAGAGCTTGAACAGTTTTCGTTCGAGCTGCCCGGGAACGATGAACTGCGGAGCAAGTGCTATGATAGCAAGAGTGCCATCGGGCATATCGTGCTAAAGTACAAGGTCCAGTGGCCATTACATCTACTGTTTTCACCGAAAGTGCTGGATCGCTACAATGAAATGTTCCGTTTTCTGTTGCGCATCAAAAAGCTACAGCACGACCTGGTGCATGTGTGGTCGTATCAGCGAGAGAAGCGCATCCGGCACAACCAGGACGTGGTGCAGCTGCGCAACAAGCTAATGTTTCTCGTCAACAACCTACAGTATTATCTGCAGGTGGATGTCCTCGAGAGCCAGTTTGCGGTGCTCATGGCCAAGGTCACGAATCCAGCGAAACCGGCCGATTTCGAACGGATTCAACGGGCGCACACGATCTACCAGGCCAACGTGCTTAGCTTGTGCTTTCTGCTGAACAACGCAACGGCCGGTATCGACCCATCGGCAGCACTAGGCATGACTACGATGGATGCAGGCATAATGCAGATCCAGGAGAATCCGGTGCTTACGATTCTTGACAGTATTCTTTCGATTGTCGATCGGTTCTGCTCGTTCTGTGTTGAATGCGAAGATCCGATGACAAAGATACAGCGCCAGGAGTTTACCCGCTACGAGCAAGG ATTCATGAGCCAAGTCGATTCGCTGCTAAAACTGCTGATCGGTCTAAAGGCTGGCCCAAGCAGCGCTCCCTTGTCGCAGCTACTGCTTCGTTTGGACTTTAACCACTGGTTCAGTTTGCAGGTCAACGAGTGA
- the LOC126570569 gene encoding guanylate cyclase 32E: MTEMRDEGIVAFIGPDETCTAEALVASAWDVPMISYKCADIAVSDKTVYRSFARTLPPATKVSKSVVALLLANNWHCFTIVAGRHPAWSMEIAQAIKLQAESNNLTLNHFRIYSDYIPSKIYKLQQIVDETYESTRVYIFVGDHIEMVDFVRCMQNRKLLSSGDYIVISIDDEIYDPNMKRNIYQGTWPRSFGCNRYNYKDKERLQEAFQSVLRISPLFPMNPERQVPIYGTYLYDALMIYARAATDVLREGGDISNGTLIMRHIFNRSYHSIQGFDVYIDANGDAEGNFSVIALQKDDKVNNSLQMSMQPVALFAYGANATTLPEFRYLNANRPIMWLKGRPPVAEPVCGFYNEKCRPKAKDWRYISGAFIVVLFMAISSVILFKHYRYEQTLACLLWKVDMKDVILITSPDALYNNELRKNLFQVCQQSIMVNTPADSNKRAYTTIGLFRGNIAAIKYLHKRSVDITRNIRKELKQMREIRHENLTTFIGASVDHGTVAILTSYCARGSLVDVLSNEDLKLDHMFVSSLVSDIVKGLIYLHDSDVGSHGNLRSSKVLIDSRWVAQIADFGLHEFKSGQEEPNKFEKELRRSLWKAPEILRDPNSAPRGTQKADVYSFGIILYEIVGRKGPWGDISLSWQDIVARVMAPEEYGVFRPSLRGIDAPECVMQLLQACWEEDPEDRPDIRLVRVKLKPMQAGLKPNIFDNMLAIMEKYAYNLEGIVQERTNQLSEEKKKTESLLLRMLPKSVAESLKRGERVEAECFDCVTIFFSDLVGFTELCAQSTPFEVVEMLNDLYTCCDFIISSYDVYKVETIGDAYMVVSGLPLRNGDRHAGEIASMALHLLNSISNLEIRHRPGEFIQMRIGIHSGQCVAGVVGLKMPRYCLFGDTVNTASRMESSGEALKIHISSVTYGLLKKLGGYKCEERGLIKVKGKGEMRTYWLTGEDDQKRMDRFGSSDMVTSLNQSQTNLSRPSLRRMLTDAENYVAHQYSTSDQQIPSVSLLNQHGSHLGCYICHKRKLHLGLPTMVDSSHRLSVVSGSYAMDEAICTCRQRNCVLDYYNDNLMTVRTIREPRSAPQITFMQ; encoded by the exons ATGACGGAAATGCGTGACGAAGGAATCGTGGCATTCATTGGTCCCGATGAAACCTGCACCGCCGAAGCACTGGTAGCATCGGCCTGGGATGTGCCCATGATTTCGTAT AAATGCGCCGACATTGCCGTGTCGGATAAAACGGTGTACAGGAGCTTCGCACGAACACTACCGCCGGCCACGAAAGTATCGAAGAGTGTAGTCGCGTTACTGTTGGCCAACAATTGGCACTgcttcaccatcgtcgccggCCGGCATCCAGCATGGAGCATGGAAATTGCCCAAGCCATCAAG CTTCAGGCGGAATCCAACAATCTTACGCTGAATCACTTTCGCATTTACTCCGACTACATTCCCTCGAAGATCTACAAACTGCAGCAGATTGTGGACGAAACATATGAGAGTACCAGAG TTTACATATTTGTTGGCGATCACATCGAGATGGTGGACTTTGTAAGATGTATGCAGAACCGCAAGCTGCTCAGTTCGGGCGATTACATCGTGATTTCGATTGACGATGAGATCTACGATCCAAATATGAAGCGCAACATCTATCAAGGTACCTGGCCTCGTTCTTTCGGGTGCAAT CGGTACAATTACAAGGATAAGGAGCGGCTACAGGAAGCGTTCCAGTCGGTGCTCCGCATTTCACCGCTCTTCCCGATGAACCCCGA ACGACAGGTTCCTATCTATGGTACGTACCTGTACGATGCCCTCATGATCTATGCTCGGGCGGCCACCGACGTGTTGCGTGAGGGTGGCGACATCTCGAATGGAACATTGATTATGCGCCATATATTTAACCGCTCGTACCACTCGATCCAGGGTTTCGAT GTTTACATCGATGCGAACGGTGATGCGGAGGGAAACTTTTCCGTTATCGCGCTCCAGAAGGATGACAAAGTGAACAACTCGCTGCAGATGTCGATGCAACCGGTGGCGCTTTTCGCGTACGGTGCCAATGCGACGACGTTGCCCGAGTTTCGCTACCTGAACGCGAACCGGCCGATCATGTGGCTTAAgggccggccaccggtggccgagcCGGTTTGTGGATTCTACAACGAAAAGTGTCGCCCAAAGGCGAAGGACTGGCGGTACATCAGTGGTGCCTTCATCGTGGTGCTGTTTATGGCCATCTCGAGCGTCATTCTGTTCAA ACACTATCGCTATGAGCAGACGTTGGCGTGTTTGCTGTGGAAGGTGGACATGAAGGACGTTATTCTAATCACCTCGCCCGATGCGCTGTACAACAATGAGCTGCGAAAGAATCT TTTTCAGGTTTGTCAACAGAGCATCATGGTGAATACGCCAGCAGATTCCAATAAACGTGCCTACACAACGATCG GACTCTTCCGTGGTAACATTGCCGCCATCAAGTATCTCCACAAACGGTCAGTCGACATCACGCGCAACATTCGCAAAGAGTTGAAGCAGATGCGCGAGATCCGGCACGAAAATCTGACGACGTTCATCGGTGCCTCGGTTGACCATGGTACGGTGGCCATCCTGACGTCGTACTGTGCCCGTGGTAGCCTGGTGGACGTACTATCGAACGAGGATCTGAAGCTGGATCACATGTTCGTCTCGTCGCTGGTCAGTGATATCGTGAAAGGATTGATCTATCTGCACGACAGTGACGTCGGTTCGCACGGGAATCTTCGTTCCAGTAAGGTCTTGATCGATTCCCGATGGGTAGCTCAGATTGCTGACTTTGGGTTGCACGAATTTAAATCGGGACAAGAGGAACCGAACAA GTTCGAGAAAGAGCTACGCCGTAGTCTTTGGAAGGCACCGGAGATACTTCGCGATCCAAACAGTGCACCACGGGGGACCCAGAAGGCAGATGTGTACTCGTTTGGCATTATATTGTACGAAATCGTAGGAAGAAAGGGCCCTTGGGGTGATATTAGCTTGAGCTGGCAAG ATATCGTCGCTCGTGTAATGGCACCGGAGGAGTATGGTGTATTCAGACCCTCACTGCGCGGTATTGACGCACCGGAGTGtgtgatgcagctgctgcaagccTGCTGGGAGGAGGATCCCGAGGATCGGCCCGATATTCGATTGGTGCGAGTGAAGCTGAAACCGATGCAAGCGGGACT AAAACCCAACATTTTCGATAACATGCTGGCCATCATGGAGAAGTATGCCTACAATCTGGAGGGCATTGTCCAGGAGCGCACCAATCAGCTgtcggaggagaagaagaaaacggaatcgttgctgctgcgaatgtTACCCAA GAGCGTCGCTGAGTCCTTGAAGCGTGGTGAACGGGTAGAGGCCGAGTGTTTCGATTGTGTCACGATTTTCTTCAGTGATCTCGTTGGCTTCACGGAACTGTGCGCCCAAAGCACCCCGTTCGAGGTGGTGGAGATGCTGAACGATCTGTACACGTGCTGCGATTTCATTATCTCCAGCTACGATGTGTACAAGGTGGAAACGATTGGTGATGCGTACATGGTGGTGTCGGGACTTCCGTTGCGCAATGGTGACCGACATGCCGGTGAGATAGCGTCGATGGCGCTTCATCTGctgaattcgatttcgaatctTGAGATACGCCATCGACCGGGTGAGTTCATCCAGATGCGGATTGGTATCCATTCGGGGCAGTGTGTGGCCGGTGTGGTTGGGTTGAAGATGCCCCGGTACTGTCTGTTTGGGGACACGGTGAATACGGCATCGCGCATGGAAAGCAGTGGCGAAGCGTTGAAGATTCACATCTCGTCGGTAACGTACGGGTTGCTGAAGAAGCTGGGCGGTTACAAGTGCGAGGAACGGGGCCTTATTAAGGTGAAGGGTAAGGGGGAGATGCGCACCTACTGGCTAACCGGTGAGGACGACCAGAAACGGatggatcggttcggttcgagtgACATGGTTACGAGTCTTA ATCAATCACAGACCAACCTGAGTCGACCATCGTTACGGCGGATGCTGACGGATGCCGAGAATTACGTGGCTCACCAGTATAGTACCAGTGATCAGCAGATTCCGTCGGTCAGCCTGCTCAATCAGCATGGATCGCATCTGGGGTGCTACATTTGTCACAAGCGGAAGCTGCACCTTGGCCTTCCAACGATGGTTGATAGTTCACATCGGCTCTCCGTTGTCAGTGGTAGCTACGCTATGGATGAAGCCATCTGCACCTGCCGTCAGCGGAACTGTGTGTTGGATTACTACAACGACAACTTGATGACCGTGCGAACAATCCGTGAACCACGTTCCGCACCGCAGATCACGTTCATGCAGTGA